A genomic region of Bernardetia sp. ABR2-2B contains the following coding sequences:
- a CDS encoding response regulator — protein MTDKKYYAVMLIDDNEIDNLINQKMIQTAEICDKIYTHSGAKSAIEFLRNVEKIAQDMPNNKVLPQVIFLDIDMPLMDGFQFLDQFNTLSDFTQNYCKIVMLTSSINPKDMSKAKNYNFVRKYINKPLTHETLRELEV, from the coding sequence ATGACAGATAAAAAATATTATGCAGTAATGTTGATTGACGACAATGAAATCGACAATCTTATTAATCAGAAAATGATTCAGACAGCAGAAATTTGTGATAAAATTTATACACATTCAGGTGCAAAAAGTGCAATTGAATTTCTACGTAATGTAGAAAAAATTGCACAAGATATGCCTAATAATAAAGTTCTTCCACAAGTTATCTTTTTAGATATTGATATGCCTCTCATGGATGGGTTTCAGTTCTTAGACCAATTCAACACGCTTTCTGATTTTACTCAAAATTATTGTAAAATTGTGATGCTCACTTCTTCTATTAATCCAAAAGATATGAGTAAGGCAAAGAATTATAATTTTGTACGTAAATACATCAATAAACCTCTAACTCACGAAACATTGAGAGAGTTAGAAGTGTAA
- a CDS encoding tetratricopeptide repeat protein gives MKFKLLLVPILFIGLLFTNGASYAQSGEALDAFVKGENFRKQKQWKTALAQFDIAVVKDPTVYKYHYNKALCHLVLREADPAIASLEKTVSIKKDFVDAHERLARLYKITGKYDQSIASYQNAFKYDTDAKRKTDYKLNIVLILDRTKRLEEAGAHIADLKKLAPDDLNVLYYEAKYSNSTGKYEQAKTAMLKATEMLATDNPKEIARYYFELGYAYHHLKMYDEKEKALNHAKVGPFMARITKLMPQYYHAIALSYFKVYDLDKSKELVEKALEMRKDFPQAHDLLVKIAASATDKSAVIEHQSSSIQTEPNAVKRSQKFADLAELQLESRKYEGAIKSADECLASQPKNYAVVFIKAIAQHKMGSTQDAIKTLEDLLQFPGIDSETKAQYNFALGMFYQKLNQAEPAVGAFTRAKYGSYKYAAYEELEKFKKSDNEEEEEKLEDVADGADTDGE, from the coding sequence ATGAAATTTAAATTACTCTTAGTACCTATTCTATTTATAGGCTTATTATTTACAAATGGTGCTAGTTATGCACAGTCTGGAGAAGCTCTTGACGCTTTTGTAAAGGGCGAAAATTTTCGCAAACAAAAGCAATGGAAGACGGCTCTTGCACAGTTTGATATTGCAGTAGTAAAAGACCCTACTGTTTATAAATATCATTATAATAAAGCACTTTGTCATTTAGTGCTTCGTGAAGCTGACCCTGCAATTGCTTCTTTAGAAAAAACAGTTTCTATCAAAAAGGATTTTGTAGATGCTCATGAGCGTTTGGCTCGTCTTTATAAAATTACGGGAAAATACGACCAGTCAATTGCATCTTATCAAAATGCTTTTAAGTATGATACTGATGCTAAAAGAAAAACAGATTATAAACTCAATATTGTTTTGATTTTGGATAGAACAAAACGTTTGGAAGAAGCTGGGGCGCATATCGCAGACCTCAAAAAACTTGCTCCAGATGACTTGAATGTTCTTTACTATGAAGCTAAATATAGTAATTCAACAGGAAAGTATGAACAAGCAAAAACAGCAATGTTGAAAGCTACTGAAATGTTGGCTACTGATAATCCAAAAGAAATTGCTCGTTATTATTTTGAGCTTGGCTATGCTTATCATCACTTAAAAATGTATGATGAAAAAGAGAAAGCTCTTAATCATGCTAAAGTAGGTCCTTTTATGGCTCGTATTACTAAGTTAATGCCTCAATATTATCATGCAATTGCTCTTTCTTACTTCAAAGTATATGATTTAGACAAGAGTAAAGAATTGGTAGAGAAAGCATTAGAAATGCGTAAAGATTTTCCACAAGCTCATGACCTTTTAGTAAAAATTGCTGCTTCTGCAACTGATAAATCTGCTGTTATAGAACACCAATCATCTTCTATTCAGACAGAGCCTAATGCAGTGAAACGTTCTCAAAAATTTGCAGACCTTGCAGAGCTTCAATTAGAATCTCGTAAGTATGAAGGTGCTATAAAATCTGCTGATGAATGTTTGGCTTCTCAACCAAAAAATTATGCTGTAGTATTTATCAAAGCTATTGCACAGCATAAAATGGGAAGCACACAAGATGCCATCAAAACATTGGAAGATTTGCTTCAATTCCCTGGTATAGATTCTGAAACAAAGGCTCAATATAATTTTGCTCTCGGAATGTTTTATCAAAAATTAAATCAAGCAGAACCAGCTGTTGGTGCTTTTACTCGTGCAAAATACGGTTCTTATAAGTATGCTGCTTATGAGGAACTAGAAAAATTCAAGAAAAGTGATAATGAAGAAGAAGAAGAAAAATTAGAAGACGTAGCTGATGGTGCAGATACAGATGGAGAATAA
- the aroA gene encoding 3-phosphoshikimate 1-carboxyvinyltransferase has product MLILTTSNYMSVSPSPFLVSPSLDISSPKIILDGEIALPSSKSESNRALIIEALCEKKCSLINLSAARDTKILQQLLTKFRDIEEQEENIRSNAKGRTADNISLDLTLDVQDAGTTMRFLTAFCTIKNHPTLLKGTDRMHERPIKELVLALRELGAQITYEKNDGFPPLFIHGFSPESQQQNISIQGNISSQYISAVLMIAPLLPKGILLEIIPPVSSEPYIKMTLELMQHFGILHSWTENRIIIPHQQYSPNQYKIESDWSAASYWYSMAAICSKSELFLKGLREQSWQGDNRIAKMMKGLGIKTHYEKEGVRLQKTSSKRSPFKYDFTPCPDLAQTMAVLCAALGVEAHMTGLHSLKIKETDRLTALKIELAKFGAEIEIINDNELHIPVCQLHEPTEPLHTYHDHRMAMAFAPLALLFPITIESPEVVQKSYPTFWEDMQKMGFRVK; this is encoded by the coding sequence TTGCTTATACTAACAACTAGTAATTATATGTCTGTTTCGCCTTCTCCCTTTCTTGTTTCGCCTTCTTTAGATATTTCCTCTCCAAAAATTATCCTTGATGGAGAAATTGCTTTGCCTTCTTCTAAAAGTGAAAGCAACCGAGCCTTAATTATAGAAGCTCTTTGTGAAAAAAAATGTTCTCTAATAAACCTTTCGGCTGCTAGAGATACAAAAATCCTCCAACAATTATTAACTAAGTTTAGAGATATTGAAGAACAAGAAGAAAATATTAGAAGTAATGCAAAAGGAAGAACGGCTGATAATATTTCTTTAGATTTGACTTTAGACGTTCAAGATGCAGGAACGACAATGCGATTCTTGACAGCTTTTTGTACGATAAAAAATCATCCTACTCTTTTGAAGGGAACAGACAGAATGCACGAGCGACCAATAAAAGAGTTAGTTTTGGCTCTTCGTGAATTAGGCGCACAGATAACATATGAAAAAAACGATGGTTTTCCTCCACTTTTTATACACGGTTTTAGTCCAGAGTCACAGCAACAGAATATTTCTATTCAAGGAAATATAAGCAGTCAGTATATTTCGGCTGTTTTGATGATTGCTCCTCTTCTACCTAAAGGAATTTTATTAGAAATTATTCCTCCTGTTTCTTCTGAACCTTATATTAAAATGACTTTAGAATTAATGCAACATTTTGGTATTTTACATTCTTGGACAGAAAACAGAATTATTATTCCTCATCAACAATATAGCCCTAATCAGTATAAAATAGAATCGGATTGGTCAGCTGCTAGTTATTGGTATAGTATGGCTGCAATTTGTTCAAAGTCTGAATTGTTTTTAAAGGGACTTAGAGAACAGTCGTGGCAAGGAGATAATAGAATTGCAAAAATGATGAAAGGGTTAGGAATCAAAACTCATTATGAAAAAGAAGGTGTTCGTTTACAAAAAACATCTTCTAAGCGTTCTCCCTTTAAATATGATTTTACTCCTTGTCCAGATTTGGCACAAACAATGGCTGTTTTGTGTGCAGCTTTGGGAGTAGAGGCACATATGACAGGGCTTCATAGTCTGAAAATAAAAGAAACAGATAGGCTTACAGCTCTTAAAATAGAACTTGCTAAATTTGGTGCAGAAATAGAAATTATTAATGATAATGAACTTCATATTCCTGTTTGTCAGCTTCACGAACCTACTGAACCTTTGCATACCTATCACGACCACCGTATGGCGATGGCTTTTGCTCCTTTGGCTTTGCTTTTCCCAATTACAATTGAAAGTCCAGAGGTAGTACAAAAATCTTATCCTACTTTTTGGGAAGATATGCAAAAGATGGGTTTTAGAGTAAAATAA
- a CDS encoding GNAT family N-acetyltransferase, with translation MHVQLFTGDAIQPYIRNLAGLRIEVFREYPYLYDGNFDYEQVYLYSYIHAKYAAVVLAFDGKDVIGASTCIALEEADTFIQFPFIAKGYEVSKGVYFEESVLRKEYRKQGIGVRFFEEREKWAASYFKKKNITDGRFTAFCGINRPDDHQLRPKNYQSLEDFWKHRQYEKKPSLQTQISWKEIGKEEEEFHTLTFWMKEWDK, from the coding sequence ATGCACGTACAATTATTTACAGGGGATGCCATACAGCCTTATATTCGAAATTTAGCAGGACTTAGAATTGAGGTATTTAGAGAATATCCTTACTTATACGACGGTAATTTTGACTATGAACAAGTATATTTATACTCATATATTCATGCGAAATATGCAGCCGTAGTTTTGGCTTTTGATGGAAAAGATGTTATTGGAGCTTCTACCTGTATTGCCTTAGAAGAGGCAGACACGTTTATTCAGTTCCCATTTATTGCAAAAGGATATGAAGTGAGCAAGGGAGTGTATTTTGAAGAATCGGTGCTGAGAAAGGAATATAGAAAACAAGGAATAGGAGTTCGTTTTTTTGAAGAGCGAGAAAAATGGGCAGCTAGTTATTTCAAAAAAAAAAATATTACTGATGGAAGATTTACAGCCTTTTGTGGAATTAATCGTCCAGATGACCACCAATTACGACCTAAGAATTATCAATCATTAGAAGATTTTTGGAAGCACAGACAGTATGAAAAGAAACCAAGCCTACAAACTCAAATTTCTTGGAAAGAAATAGGAAAAGAAGAAGAGGAATTTCATACCCTAACGTTTTGGATGAAGGAGTGGGATAAATAG